In Bacillus sp. Cs-700, one genomic interval encodes:
- a CDS encoding TIGR04086 family membrane protein: protein MRSKHAFSSMGSGLLAIIVIVLATSVLFSLILRFSSVSEKGISPLIIVATVIAFFIGGFISGGKGGERGWLLGGGTACMYIILLFLIQYLGYRVNMNLEQLLYHAGYGLICILGGIIGVNVKGGKHREA from the coding sequence ATGAGATCCAAACACGCATTCTCAAGTATGGGGTCTGGCTTACTTGCAATTATTGTTATTGTGCTTGCAACTAGCGTCCTTTTTTCATTAATTCTGCGCTTCTCTTCGGTATCTGAAAAAGGAATTAGTCCACTCATTATCGTAGCGACTGTGATTGCCTTTTTTATTGGAGGTTTTATTTCTGGAGGCAAAGGGGGGGAACGCGGTTGGCTACTTGGCGGAGGAACAGCTTGTATGTATATCATACTTCTTTTTCTCATTCAATACTTAGGATATCGCGTAAACATGAACCTCGAGCAGCTACTTTATCATGCTGGTTACGGTCTCATTTGCATTCTTGGAGGAATTATTGGGGTGAATGTTAAAGGTGGCAAGCATCGAGAAGCCTAG
- the spoVB gene encoding stage V sporulation protein B has product MSKQTFLRGTLFLILAGLITKVLGFINRIVMVRVMGEEGVGLYMMAVPTLILTITLTRMGLPVAISKMVAEADAEGNRQKIKQILIVSLSITTVLSVIFTTMMIFAAPFLSKEVFTDERTFYPLVAIAPVVSIVALSSVLRGYFQGLQNMRPSAYSQVIEQIVRICLVAVLTGAFLPYGVEFAAAGAMISVVLGELASLLFMFSMFKMKKRIKIRSGFFNYLKGGRGTFNSLMKISLPTTGSQLIGSLSYFFEPIMVARSLAIAGVATTLATKQYGHLTGLAIPLLFLPTFITYSLQVSLVPAISEAHAQKQYKQIQHRLSQAIRLSMVAGGLSVVITYIFAVPLMDIMYNAPHVAIYVQVMAPFFFFYYFQGPLAAALQALDLAKAAMINSFIGAGVKLIAIFFLASRPELGIMGAALAIVIGILLVTLLHFATLVKAIGFSLVISDLLKGVTSIIATGFAGQFLYQTFSSSSTDLLGTVLAISVTSIIYFVILLLLGLINRQDLRRMPFIGKFIH; this is encoded by the coding sequence ATGTCAAAGCAAACCTTTCTTAGAGGGACACTGTTTCTCATCTTAGCCGGGTTAATTACGAAAGTTTTAGGTTTTATTAACCGTATAGTGATGGTTCGTGTGATGGGTGAAGAAGGTGTCGGTCTTTATATGATGGCCGTTCCTACTTTAATACTAACGATAACGCTAACACGCATGGGACTTCCTGTTGCGATTTCAAAAATGGTAGCTGAAGCTGATGCAGAAGGTAACCGCCAGAAAATCAAACAAATTTTAATTGTTTCGCTTTCGATTACGACTGTGCTTAGCGTTATTTTTACAACGATGATGATCTTTGCAGCTCCATTTTTGTCAAAAGAGGTTTTCACAGATGAGCGCACATTTTATCCGCTTGTTGCTATCGCCCCTGTTGTCTCAATTGTAGCTCTTTCTTCAGTGCTTAGAGGGTATTTCCAGGGATTACAAAACATGAGACCGTCTGCTTATTCACAAGTCATTGAACAAATTGTACGCATTTGTCTCGTCGCAGTTCTTACAGGTGCGTTTCTACCTTATGGTGTCGAATTCGCCGCGGCAGGTGCAATGATTTCCGTAGTGCTTGGAGAACTCGCCTCGCTTCTCTTTATGTTTTCCATGTTTAAAATGAAAAAGCGCATTAAAATAAGAAGTGGATTTTTCAACTATTTAAAAGGCGGGAGAGGGACTTTCAACAGTTTAATGAAGATTTCGCTACCGACAACTGGTAGTCAATTGATAGGATCTCTCTCCTATTTTTTTGAACCGATTATGGTGGCACGAAGCCTTGCCATCGCTGGAGTTGCCACAACGCTTGCCACAAAACAATACGGTCACTTAACTGGTCTTGCTATACCACTGTTGTTTCTCCCTACCTTTATCACCTACTCTTTGCAGGTATCACTTGTACCCGCAATTAGTGAAGCACATGCTCAAAAGCAGTATAAACAAATTCAACACCGGTTAAGTCAAGCAATCCGACTATCGATGGTGGCTGGTGGACTTTCGGTAGTCATCACATATATCTTTGCTGTTCCATTAATGGATATCATGTACAACGCCCCTCACGTCGCCATCTATGTACAAGTTATGGCTCCTTTCTTTTTCTTCTATTATTTTCAGGGTCCGCTTGCAGCCGCCCTACAAGCATTAGATTTAGCTAAAGCTGCTATGATCAATAGTTTTATTGGTGCAGGCGTTAAACTAATTGCGATCTTCTTTCTTGCTTCTCGACCTGAGTTAGGCATTATGGGTGCGGCTCTTGCAATTGTAATAGGCATTCTTCTCGTAACCCTTCTCCACTTTGCCACTCTTGTGAAGGCAATTGGTTTTTCTCTTGTTATAAGCGATTTACTAAAAGGCGTAACATCCATTATAGCAACTGGATTTGCCGGACAATTTCTTTATCAAACCTTCTCTTCGTCTTCCACTGATCTACTCGGTACGGTCTTAGCTATTTCGGTCACATCAATTATTTATTTTGTCATTTTACTACTGCTTGGACTTATTAATCGACAAGACTTAAGAAGAATGCCATTCATTGGGAAGTTCATTCACTAA
- a CDS encoding BofC C-terminal domain-containing protein, with amino-acid sequence MKILYPLILLGCLVIFGGNSVEAFYPENGLTVKTEVGEEDGPLIIEVELRTNYADGVTTKRSVYETIWAMEDFWSQYADWQLVDQEEGKMVFERNFEDISPASKQNGHFGLTEDGVLTIFDGDPADEKVIQTFFQIDVGKLESQRREQLMDGIPVESWYQFEDVIQSFSKIKSEPVQ; translated from the coding sequence ATGAAAATCCTTTATCCACTTATTCTCTTAGGTTGTCTAGTGATCTTTGGAGGAAACTCGGTTGAGGCTTTCTACCCTGAAAATGGGTTAACAGTAAAAACAGAGGTTGGGGAAGAGGATGGGCCGTTAATTATTGAAGTTGAGTTACGAACAAACTATGCAGACGGTGTGACTACAAAGCGGTCGGTGTATGAAACGATTTGGGCAATGGAAGATTTTTGGAGTCAATATGCAGACTGGCAACTTGTGGATCAGGAAGAAGGAAAAATGGTTTTTGAACGGAATTTTGAAGACATTTCACCTGCAAGTAAACAAAATGGTCATTTTGGTTTAACAGAGGATGGTGTTCTTACCATTTTTGATGGTGATCCTGCCGATGAGAAAGTGATTCAAACGTTTTTCCAAATTGATGTAGGTAAGCTAGAAAGTCAAAGGCGAGAACAACTTATGGATGGTATACCTGTAGAGTCATGGTATCAGTTTGAAGATGTGATTCAATCTTTTTCGAAAATCAAAAGCGAACCTGTCCAATAG
- the ruvA gene encoding Holliday junction branch migration protein RuvA: protein MIEYIKGTVEYIDTEYIVVESNSIGYKIYCGNPFEFQKYRNQSIQIFTHHYVREDLIALYGFPTREERLLFEKLLNVSGIGPKGAVAILATGEPDKVVSAIEMEDEKFLTKFPGVGKKTARQIILDLKGKLKGFGAPIEGLFAVDEVQKEGAHELDEALEALKALGYADREIKKVKPKLLEETLTTDQYIKKALQLMLKQ from the coding sequence TTGATTGAATATATTAAAGGCACGGTTGAATATATTGATACAGAATACATTGTGGTGGAGTCCAATTCGATTGGCTATAAAATCTACTGTGGCAATCCGTTTGAGTTTCAGAAATATCGAAATCAATCGATTCAAATTTTTACGCACCATTATGTGAGAGAAGATCTTATTGCTCTTTATGGTTTCCCAACTAGAGAAGAGCGCCTTTTATTTGAGAAACTGTTAAATGTATCAGGGATTGGTCCTAAAGGAGCGGTTGCTATTTTAGCGACTGGCGAACCGGACAAGGTAGTTAGTGCCATCGAGATGGAAGATGAAAAATTCTTGACGAAGTTTCCTGGAGTAGGAAAGAAAACAGCTCGTCAAATTATCCTTGATTTAAAAGGAAAGCTGAAAGGTTTTGGAGCTCCAATAGAAGGGTTATTTGCAGTGGACGAGGTGCAAAAAGAAGGCGCTCATGAACTTGATGAAGCGCTAGAAGCATTGAAAGCACTTGGCTATGCAGACCGAGAAATTAAGAAGGTTAAACCAAAACTGTTAGAAGAAACGCTAACAACCGATCAGTATATTAAGAAAGCCCTTCAGCTTATGCTGAAGCAATAA
- the yajC gene encoding preprotein translocase subunit YajC, with translation MSSTLMNLVPLLLMFAIFYFLLIRPQQKRQKKTREMQASLEKGNKVVTIGGMHGIIDAMDEGTITIRTTDGTKMVFDRAAIRESITENSK, from the coding sequence ATGAGTTCTACGTTAATGAATTTAGTCCCGCTTCTATTAATGTTCGCGATTTTCTATTTCCTTTTGATTCGCCCGCAACAGAAGCGTCAAAAGAAAACGAGAGAAATGCAAGCAAGCCTAGAAAAAGGGAATAAAGTTGTAACCATCGGTGGAATGCATGGAATTATTGATGCAATGGACGAAGGTACAATTACAATCCGCACAACTGACGGTACAAAAATGGTGTTTGACCGAGCGGCAATCCGCGAATCAATCACTGAAAATAGCAAGTAA
- a CDS encoding ArsB/NhaD family transporter gives MDIIIALTIFVLAYIGIITEKINRAIVACGGGLLMLLAGITTTDSAFMNHVDWNTIALLFSMMILVSITSQNGLFEYIAIKLAQQVQGKPLPLLAVIGTLTAVGSALLDNVTTVLLLVPITLTLTKILNVTSMPFLVTVILSSNIGGTATLIGDPPNIMIGQAVDHLDFNDFIYNLAPIVVVIYAVIITGLLFFYRKGLIVNDSYRQSLLKIDASQYLKKGPLLYKSSAVLLMTITGFLLHPVLHTELTNIAMAGAVLLLLITQKEHKVEEVFESIEWVTLFFFMGLFILIGGLEEVGIIDEVARTILLYTEGDLPKTSLIILWGAGILSAFLDNIPFVAAMIPVISEFSGYGMTNLDPLWWSLALGSCLGGNGTLIGASANVVVAGLALKDNQEVRFIAFLKIGLPVVFISLVISTVYIYFRYLLPYY, from the coding sequence TTGGACATAATCATTGCGCTCACCATATTTGTTCTTGCTTATATAGGCATCATTACCGAAAAAATCAATCGTGCTATCGTCGCATGTGGCGGCGGACTGCTTATGTTGCTGGCGGGGATTACAACCACTGATTCAGCTTTTATGAACCACGTTGATTGGAATACCATCGCCCTCTTGTTTTCTATGATGATACTGGTTTCCATTACAAGTCAAAATGGACTATTTGAATATATTGCGATTAAGCTTGCCCAACAGGTGCAAGGTAAGCCTTTGCCGCTCCTCGCTGTTATAGGTACTTTAACTGCAGTTGGATCTGCCCTTTTAGATAACGTTACAACAGTTCTTCTACTTGTTCCGATAACGCTGACGTTAACGAAAATATTAAACGTCACAAGCATGCCCTTTTTAGTAACGGTAATCCTATCATCGAATATCGGAGGAACGGCAACATTGATCGGTGATCCGCCTAACATTATGATTGGTCAGGCAGTTGACCATCTTGATTTTAATGATTTCATTTATAACTTAGCTCCTATTGTTGTGGTCATATATGCTGTTATCATAACAGGTCTTTTGTTTTTTTATCGCAAAGGATTAATCGTAAATGATTCGTATCGACAGTCATTGTTAAAGATTGATGCGTCTCAGTATTTGAAAAAAGGACCCTTGCTCTATAAGTCTTCAGCCGTATTACTTATGACAATTACTGGTTTTCTATTGCACCCTGTCTTACATACTGAATTGACGAATATTGCGATGGCGGGAGCAGTTCTTTTATTATTGATTACACAAAAAGAGCATAAGGTGGAAGAAGTTTTTGAATCGATTGAATGGGTGACGTTATTTTTCTTTATGGGTCTGTTTATCCTTATTGGTGGATTAGAGGAAGTAGGTATTATTGATGAAGTTGCCAGGACGATTCTTTTATATACTGAAGGTGATTTGCCTAAGACTTCCCTTATTATTTTGTGGGGAGCAGGTATTCTCTCTGCCTTTTTAGATAACATTCCATTTGTTGCAGCCATGATCCCGGTGATTTCAGAATTCTCTGGTTACGGAATGACGAACCTTGATCCATTGTGGTGGTCGCTTGCCTTAGGTTCATGTCTTGGTGGGAATGGAACGTTAATAGGAGCTTCTGCTAATGTGGTGGTGGCTGGTCTTGCGTTAAAAGACAACCAAGAAGTAAGGTTCATTGCTTTTCTCAAAATTGGATTACCGGTCGTCTTCATCTCGCTTGTTATTAGTACAGTCTACATTTATTTCAGATATTTACTTCCCTATTACTAG
- the ruvB gene encoding Holliday junction branch migration DNA helicase RuvB — MEDRILSGEQVGDDSSVEYSLRPQRLAQYIGQEKVKRNLEVFIEAAKMREEPLDHVLLYGPPGLGKTTLSAIIANEMEVNLRTTSGPAIERPGDLAAILTALEPGDVLFIDEIHRLPRSVEEVLYPAMEDYCLDIVIGKGETARSVRLDLPPFTLVGATTRAGLLTAPLRDRFGVLSRLEYYLEDELQTIIMRTADIFNVEMDQNAAVELARRSRGTPRIANRLLKRVRDFAQVKGDGVISSTLAAQALEMMQVDPLGLDHIDHKLLLAIIEKFRGGPVGVDTIAATIGEESHTIEDVYEPYLLQIGFLQRTPRGRMVTHHVYEHFGMEVPK, encoded by the coding sequence GTGGAAGATCGCATTCTATCTGGAGAACAAGTCGGTGACGACTCATCCGTAGAATATAGCCTCCGTCCTCAGCGATTAGCTCAGTATATTGGACAAGAAAAAGTAAAGCGAAATCTTGAAGTGTTTATTGAAGCGGCAAAAATGCGCGAAGAGCCTCTGGATCATGTTTTGTTATATGGTCCTCCAGGCCTCGGTAAAACGACCCTTTCCGCTATCATTGCTAATGAGATGGAAGTGAATTTGCGTACAACATCAGGTCCTGCCATCGAACGACCAGGTGATTTAGCAGCTATTTTAACGGCGCTTGAACCTGGAGATGTTTTATTTATTGATGAAATTCATCGTCTTCCAAGAAGCGTAGAAGAAGTCCTTTATCCGGCAATGGAAGATTATTGCCTGGATATTGTGATTGGAAAGGGTGAAACGGCTAGGTCCGTTCGACTGGATCTACCACCATTTACACTTGTCGGTGCGACGACAAGAGCAGGGTTATTAACTGCTCCTTTACGAGACAGGTTTGGTGTCTTAAGCAGGCTTGAATATTATCTAGAAGATGAATTACAAACGATTATTATGAGAACAGCTGATATTTTTAATGTAGAAATGGATCAGAATGCCGCTGTTGAACTAGCGCGTCGCTCTCGAGGAACACCGCGAATCGCGAATCGTTTGTTAAAGCGAGTAAGAGATTTCGCTCAAGTAAAAGGCGATGGAGTCATCTCGTCGACGCTTGCTGCACAAGCGCTAGAGATGATGCAGGTGGATCCACTCGGACTCGATCATATTGACCACAAGCTTCTGTTAGCCATTATTGAAAAGTTTCGTGGTGGACCTGTTGGCGTTGATACGATTGCCGCCACCATTGGAGAAGAAAGTCATACGATTGAAGATGTGTATGAGCCTTACCTTCTTCAAATTGGGTTTCTACAGCGCACGCCGCGTGGACGAATGGTGACGCATCATGTATACGAACACTTTGGTATGGAGGTTCCGAAATAA
- a CDS encoding post-transcriptional regulator, translating into MNEWKKEVSPALESKRDEFLLLGYSGATMDEIWECLLARFEKNNELEEMKLHQLVNEIMRLSVNEYMNWLTIHAYKGTKTFESKA; encoded by the coding sequence ATGAATGAGTGGAAGAAGGAAGTATCCCCAGCACTTGAAAGCAAACGGGATGAATTTTTATTGTTAGGTTATAGTGGCGCAACCATGGACGAAATCTGGGAGTGTCTCCTTGCTCGTTTTGAAAAAAACAATGAGTTGGAAGAGATGAAATTACATCAGTTGGTAAACGAGATTATGCGTTTATCAGTTAATGAGTATATGAACTGGTTAACAATCCATGCTTATAAAGGTACGAAAACGTTTGAAAGCAAGGCCTAA
- the queA gene encoding tRNA preQ1(34) S-adenosylmethionine ribosyltransferase-isomerase QueA, with the protein MNVNDFDFELPERLIAQTPLKERTKSRLMVLDPLEQKLQHREFSNLEEYINPGDCLVLNDTRVMPARLYGSKEETGAKIEVLLLKQMEEDEWETLVKPAKRVKPGTVISFGDGRLTAVCKESLEHGGRVLEFQYEGVFYEILDQLGEMPLPPYITETLDDQDRYQTVFAKHRGSAAAPTAGLHFTEEMLQRLEDKGVHIAFITLHVGLGTFRPVSVDNILEHEMHGEFYQLTKGTADLLNRVREDGGRIVSVGTTSTRTLETVASAHDGRFEESSGWTDIFIYPGYTFKAIDGLITNFHLPQSTLIMLVSALAGRDFVLSAYRTAVEEEYRFFSFGDAMLILEGSTKE; encoded by the coding sequence ATGAACGTAAATGATTTTGATTTTGAGCTTCCAGAAAGATTAATTGCGCAAACACCGTTAAAAGAGCGGACAAAATCGCGATTGATGGTCTTAGACCCATTAGAGCAAAAGCTTCAGCATAGAGAGTTCTCCAATTTGGAGGAATATATCAATCCTGGCGATTGTCTTGTTTTGAATGATACGCGGGTGATGCCCGCAAGACTATACGGTTCAAAAGAGGAAACTGGTGCCAAAATTGAAGTTCTCCTGCTTAAGCAAATGGAAGAGGATGAATGGGAAACGCTTGTTAAACCTGCCAAACGAGTGAAGCCAGGCACGGTAATTTCATTTGGCGATGGCCGTCTCACAGCAGTATGCAAAGAGTCTCTTGAACATGGTGGCCGTGTACTGGAGTTTCAATATGAAGGGGTTTTTTATGAAATCCTTGATCAACTTGGTGAAATGCCGCTTCCTCCTTATATTACAGAAACGCTTGATGATCAAGATCGCTATCAAACCGTTTTTGCAAAGCATAGAGGATCTGCTGCAGCACCAACTGCAGGACTGCATTTTACAGAAGAAATGCTTCAACGTCTTGAAGACAAAGGTGTTCATATAGCCTTTATCACACTACATGTTGGGCTAGGTACATTCCGACCAGTTTCTGTCGATAATATTCTTGAACATGAAATGCATGGGGAATTTTATCAGCTGACGAAAGGGACGGCGGATCTTTTGAATCGAGTTCGTGAAGATGGAGGTCGAATAGTCTCAGTTGGCACAACTTCGACAAGAACGCTTGAGACAGTGGCTTCAGCCCATGACGGCCGTTTTGAAGAATCATCAGGTTGGACTGATATCTTTATTTACCCTGGTTATACGTTTAAAGCAATCGATGGACTGATTACTAACTTTCACCTGCCTCAGTCAACATTGATCATGCTCGTAAGCGCCCTTGCGGGAAGAGATTTTGTGCTTTCTGCTTATCGTACTGCTGTTGAAGAGGAATACCGATTCTTCAGTTTTGGTGATGCAATGTTGATTTTGGAAGGGAGTACGAAAGAATGA
- a CDS encoding DUF2905 domain-containing protein yields the protein MGISKLFIVLGIAFLAIGVLWSFVGKLPGDLIIRRGNTTFFFPIVTSIIVSIVLSLLFFIIGRFR from the coding sequence ATGGGCATTTCAAAGCTATTTATCGTTTTAGGTATCGCTTTTTTAGCTATTGGTGTTTTGTGGTCCTTTGTCGGTAAATTACCTGGTGATTTGATAATTAGAAGAGGAAACACAACATTCTTTTTTCCTATCGTTACTTCTATCATCGTTAGTATTGTTCTGTCACTACTTTTTTTTATTATAGGTAGGTTCAGATAA
- a CDS encoding YebC/PmpR family DNA-binding transcriptional regulator has translation MAGHSKWKNIQRRKNAQDAKRGKVFMKLAKEIFVAAKQGGGDPETNPSLRLAIDKAKSSNMPNDNIDRAIKKATGDLDGVQYENVIYEGYGPGGAAIMVQLLTDNKNRAAADVRHAFSKNKGNMGENGCVSFLFNRKGLFILDRSENELDGEELMLQVIEAGAEEMETTEEAYEIYTDPQDFQDVKQHLEGNGLTFSSAEITMVPETYTPLVDNNGIDMVKLIDQLEDNDDVQEVYHNAEINDEVYEQM, from the coding sequence ATGGCAGGACATTCCAAATGGAAAAATATTCAGCGTAGAAAAAACGCACAGGATGCAAAACGTGGAAAAGTATTCATGAAATTAGCTAAAGAGATTTTTGTCGCCGCAAAGCAAGGCGGTGGCGATCCAGAAACAAATCCTTCCTTAAGGCTTGCTATTGATAAAGCAAAATCCTCAAATATGCCGAACGATAACATTGATCGTGCAATAAAAAAAGCGACAGGCGACCTAGACGGCGTCCAATACGAGAATGTGATTTATGAGGGCTACGGACCAGGAGGAGCCGCCATTATGGTCCAATTGCTAACGGATAACAAAAATCGTGCTGCGGCTGATGTACGGCATGCTTTTAGTAAAAATAAAGGAAATATGGGTGAAAATGGATGTGTCTCCTTTTTATTTAATCGGAAAGGTCTTTTCATTCTAGATCGCTCTGAAAATGAACTTGATGGAGAAGAATTAATGCTTCAGGTTATTGAAGCTGGTGCAGAAGAAATGGAAACGACGGAAGAAGCCTATGAAATCTATACAGATCCGCAAGATTTCCAGGATGTTAAACAGCATTTAGAAGGGAACGGTCTGACATTCTCATCCGCTGAAATAACGATGGTTCCAGAAACGTATACCCCATTGGTAGACAATAATGGCATTGACATGGTGAAGCTCATTGACCAACTTGAAGATAATGATGATGTTCAAGAAGTTTATCACAATGCGGAAATAAATGATGAGGTTTATGAGCAAATGTAA
- the tgt gene encoding tRNA guanosine(34) transglycosylase Tgt: MTEPIRYELIKTCKQSGARLGKLHTPHGTFETPMFMPVGTLATVKTMSPEELKEMGAGVILSNTYHLWLRPGHDIVKEAGGLHKFMNWDQPILTDSGGFQVFSLSDLRQIEEKGVHFRNHMSGEKLFLSPEGAMEIQNALGSDIMMAFDECPPYPAEFDYMKSSVERTSRWAERCLTAHERKDIQGLFGIVQGGEYEDLRKQSAEDLVSLDFPGYAIGGLSVGEPKDVMNRVLDFTTPHLPTHKPRYLMGVGSPDSLIDGAIRGVDMFDCVLPTRIARNGTLMTSNGRLVVRNAKYARDFRPLDENCDCHVCRNYSRAYIRHLVKSNETYGFRLTTYHNLYFLLNLMKQVRQAIMDDRLLDFKAEFFEQYGFNKPNAKNF, encoded by the coding sequence ATGACGGAACCAATCCGCTATGAATTAATTAAAACATGTAAACAAAGTGGTGCGCGTCTTGGTAAGCTACACACGCCACATGGAACGTTTGAAACGCCAATGTTTATGCCGGTTGGAACGCTTGCAACTGTTAAAACGATGAGTCCGGAAGAATTAAAAGAAATGGGTGCTGGTGTTATCTTGAGTAACACCTATCACCTTTGGCTCCGTCCAGGACACGATATTGTCAAAGAAGCGGGCGGTCTTCATAAATTTATGAACTGGGATCAGCCTATCCTAACCGATTCTGGCGGATTCCAGGTATTTAGCTTAAGTGACCTCAGACAAATCGAAGAAAAAGGGGTTCATTTTCGAAATCATATGAGTGGGGAAAAGCTTTTCCTTTCCCCTGAGGGCGCAATGGAAATTCAAAATGCGCTCGGGTCTGATATTATGATGGCATTTGATGAATGCCCTCCATATCCAGCAGAATTTGACTATATGAAGAGTTCTGTTGAGCGCACAAGTCGTTGGGCTGAGCGGTGTCTAACGGCTCATGAACGGAAAGATATTCAGGGGTTGTTCGGTATTGTACAGGGTGGCGAGTACGAAGACTTAAGGAAACAAAGTGCTGAGGATCTTGTTTCACTCGATTTTCCAGGATATGCAATCGGAGGTCTTTCTGTTGGCGAACCAAAAGATGTGATGAATCGCGTGTTAGATTTTACAACACCCCATCTTCCAACTCACAAACCACGTTATTTAATGGGAGTGGGTTCACCTGATTCTCTTATTGATGGTGCAATTAGAGGAGTAGATATGTTTGACTGTGTCTTACCTACCCGGATTGCTCGTAACGGGACACTTATGACAAGTAACGGGCGTCTTGTTGTTCGAAACGCGAAATATGCACGTGATTTCCGTCCGCTTGATGAAAATTGTGATTGTCACGTTTGCCGAAATTATTCGAGAGCTTACATTCGTCATCTTGTAAAATCAAATGAAACTTATGGCTTTCGCTTAACGACTTACCATAACCTTTATTTTCTGTTAAACTTGATGAAGCAAGTTAGACAGGCGATTATGGATGACCGTCTTCTAGACTTTAAGGCTGAGTTTTTTGAACAGTATGGGTTTAATAAACCAAATGCGAAAAACTTTTAA
- a CDS encoding small multi-drug export protein yields the protein MKEEIKQFVVENLSFLPQEVIVVVISALPILELRGGIPLAHTFDFSFLKAFSLSLLGNALPIIPLLLLFQPLSNWLMRFSLYKRFYDWLYHRTISKSKNVDKYGAIGLILFTAVPLPTTGAYSACVAAALFTIRFKYAFLSILTGVIIAGLGVGAAIYSIF from the coding sequence ATGAAAGAAGAAATTAAACAGTTTGTTGTAGAGAACCTTAGTTTTCTACCTCAGGAAGTGATTGTCGTAGTGATCTCTGCACTTCCAATATTAGAATTGAGGGGTGGAATCCCTCTTGCTCATACTTTTGACTTTTCTTTTCTTAAGGCTTTCTCATTAAGCCTTCTAGGAAATGCTTTACCGATTATCCCTTTACTTCTTCTTTTTCAGCCGTTAAGTAACTGGTTGATGAGATTTAGCTTGTATAAACGGTTTTATGATTGGCTTTATCATCGAACCATTAGCAAAAGTAAGAACGTTGACAAATATGGTGCGATTGGACTTATTTTGTTCACCGCTGTCCCTCTTCCGACGACAGGAGCTTACAGTGCGTGTGTCGCTGCAGCTCTATTTACAATCCGTTTTAAATATGCCTTTCTTTCGATCCTTACAGGGGTCATTATTGCGGGACTTGGTGTAGGAGCAGCCATCTATTCAATCTTTTAA
- a CDS encoding DUF421 domain-containing protein: protein MEYMTIILRTLVLYFVIIFVFRVMGKREIGQLSILDFVVSIMIAELAVMSIEDPQTPMLNTIVPMVVLVLIQIFMAFVSLKSEKVREIVDGKPSVLIDRGKIDETEMRKQRYNFDDLLVQLRENNVASVSDVEFAILEPSGKLSVIKKEEDNKQEEPATLMPLPLILDGKVQEEHLERIGKTALWLRQELRKVGHKDIKRISFCSLHKNGSFFIDLKNEKK, encoded by the coding sequence ATGGAATATATGACCATTATACTTAGAACGCTTGTTTTATATTTTGTGATTATTTTCGTTTTTAGAGTGATGGGAAAGCGGGAAATTGGTCAGCTAAGTATTCTTGATTTTGTCGTTTCTATTATGATTGCAGAGCTTGCCGTCATGTCAATTGAAGATCCACAGACACCGATGCTTAATACGATTGTTCCAATGGTTGTACTTGTATTAATACAAATATTTATGGCTTTTGTTTCACTTAAAAGTGAGAAAGTACGGGAAATCGTGGACGGAAAGCCTTCCGTGTTAATTGATCGTGGTAAAATCGATGAAACGGAAATGAGAAAACAGCGATATAACTTTGATGATTTGCTGGTTCAATTGCGAGAGAATAACGTTGCATCTGTTTCAGATGTTGAGTTCGCGATCCTTGAACCCTCAGGCAAGCTGTCGGTCATCAAAAAAGAGGAGGATAATAAACAAGAAGAGCCTGCAACTTTAATGCCTCTTCCCCTTATCTTGGATGGAAAAGTTCAGGAAGAACATCTTGAGCGAATTGGAAAAACAGCACTATGGCTTAGGCAAGAGCTTAGAAAAGTTGGGCATAAAGATATAAAACGGATTTCATTTTGTTCCCTCCATAAAAATGGAAGTTTTTTTATTGATTTGAAGAATGAGAAAAAGTAA